A part of Aspergillus oryzae RIB40 DNA, chromosome 7 genomic DNA contains:
- a CDS encoding MFS transporter (vesicular amine transporter), with translation MALAISLLYGVHCRNSMDVIVHGEYWVSVLLMCEAAVACICCPIFGYIVDNTPTRQFPYLLGLILLGASMVILSIAHTVGLFIVARLLQGGATAMVTVAGLALLTDSVSFDNLGQVIGYLGSSVALGFLLGPLIGGILYEKSGYQAVFAMAFVIVGVDLLMRVAVIEKKVARRWLLEDSETSQSGPHAGGYNTFGDASEPSDSESPKSRKPALFLVICQPRIMISSWALLVHGLLYSAFDATIPVFVETRFHWGPLGAGLTFLPSAVTAFFEPYFGYLSDRYGARKVTLTGFLVLSIPLVCLRFVESNTTSHIALLITLLTFIGLFMNLCVPALYVETQQVLEDMERERPGIFGKKGAVAQAFGVQTMAQFLGLFVGPLWGGFIEYRFGWKNMSWTLALLAGLTAVPMLWLSNGGDKVRREEEEERERERLLDGDGA, from the exons ATGGCTCTTGCGATATCGCTCCTCTACGGTGTTCATTGTCGCAACAGTATGGACGTCATTGTTCACG GCGAGTACTGGGTCAGCGTATTACTTATGTGCGAAGCCGCCGTCGCATGCATTTGCTGCCCCATATTCGGTTACATCGTTGACAACACGCCCACCCGCCAATTCCCTTATCTGCTCGGGCTCATACTCCTCGGCGCATCCATGGTCATCCTATCAATTGCGCATACAGTGGGATTATTCATCGTCGCCAGATTACTGCAAGGCGGTGCGACGGCAATGGTCACCGTCGCAGGTCTCGCGCTCTTGACAGACTCCGTTTCGTTCGACAACCTCGGCCAGGTGATCGGCTACCTAGGCTCCTCTGTTGCGCTGGGGTTCCTGCTTGGTCCGTTGATAGGGGGAATTCTCTACGAGAAATCGGGATACCAGGCGGTGTTTGCGATGGCGTTCGTGATTGTCGGCGTAGACTTGCTCATGCGGGTCGCGGtgatcgagaagaaggtTGCCCGTCGGTGGCTCCTTGAGGACTCGGAGACGAGCCAGTCAGGCCCTCACGCCGGGGGGTATAACACTTTCGGCGACGCATCAGAACCATCGGATTCCGAGTCACCCAAGTCGAGGAAACCAGCCCTGTTCCTCGTCATCTGCCAGCCACGGATCATGATCTCGTCGTGGGCTCTCCTAGTCCACGGGCTCTTATATTCCGCTTTCGATGCA ACAATCCCCGTATTTGTCGAAACACGGTTCCACTGGGGCCCGCTAGGTGCAGGACTAACATTCCTCCCTTCAGCCGTCACCGCGTTCTTCGAGCCCTACTTCG GCTACCTCTCAGACCGCTACGGCGCCCGCAAGGTAACACTAACtggcttcctcgtcctctccATCCCCCTCGTCTGCCTCCGTTTCGTTGAATCCAACACAACCTCCCACATcgccctcctcatcaccctACTCACCTTCATCGGCCTCTTCATGAACCTGTGCGTGCCCGCCCTCTACGTTGAAACCCAACAAGTTCTCGAGGACATGGAGCGCGAGCGCCCAGGCATCTTCGGCAAGAAGGGTGCCGTGGCGCAGGCGTTCGGCGTACAAACCATGGCGCAATTTCTGGGGCTCTTTGTGGGCCCACTTTGGGGTGGATTCATTGAGTATCGTTTCGGATGGAAGAATATGTCCTGGACGTTGGCATTGTTAGCCGGGTTGACTGCTGTTCCCATGTTATGGCTTAGTAATGGGGGTGATAAGgtgaggagagaggaggaggaggagagggagagggaaaggttACTGGATGGGGATGGTGC ATAG
- a CDS encoding mitochondrial 54S ribosomal protein uL13m (mitochondrial/chloroplast ribosomal protein L13), whose protein sequence is MSQTVGKTRLAYSRAWHHVDVGTDPRSLGRLASSIALFLMGKHKPIYDPSTDCGDYVVAVGCHDLKTTGKKRFQKKYYTHTTRPGSLRSMTMDKMFEKWGGGEVLRRAVKGMLPKNRLREKRLARLKTFEGLAHPYEENIVKLGNQSVIANLPEVKEAFKEAKTQA, encoded by the exons ATGTCGCAGACTGTTGGAAAG ACCCGTCTCGCCTACTCTCGGGCCTGGCACCATGTCGACGTCGGCACCGATCCGCGCAGCCTCGGCCGGCTTGCTTCCTCCATCGCCCTCTTCCTGATGGGCAAGCACAAGCCTATCTATGACCCTTCCACCGACTGCGGTGACTATGTCGTCGCTGTTGGTTGCCACGACCTGAAGACCACCGGCAAGAAGcgcttccagaagaagtaCTACACGCACACGACTCGCCCCGGTAGTCTGCGGAGCATGACGATGGACAAGATGTTCGAGAAATGGGGTGGCGGTGAGGTCCTACGACGGGCTGTCAAGGGCATGTTGCCCAAGAACCGGCTGCGGGAGAAGCGGTTGGCTAGACTGAAGA CTTTCGAGGGCCTGGCTCACCCATACGAAGAGAACATTGTCAAGCTTGGGAATCAGTCGGTGATTGCAAACTTGCCGGAGGTGAAGGAAGCGTTTAAGGAGGCCAAGACCCAAGCATAG
- a CDS encoding urate oxidase (uricase (urate oxidase)), whose protein sequence is MSAVKAARYGKDNVRVYKVHKDEKTGVQTVYEMTVCVLLEGEIETSYTKADNSVIVATDSIKNTIYITAKQNPVTPPELFGSILGTHFIEKYNHIHAAHVNIVCHRWTRMDIDGKPHPHSFIRDSEEKRNVQVDVVEGKGIDIKSSLSGLTVLKSTNSQFWGFLRDEYTTLKETWDRILSTDVDATWQWKNFSGLQEVRSHVPKFDATWATAREVTLKTFAEDNSASVQATMYKMAEQILARQQLIETVEYSLPNKHYFEIDLSWHKGLQNTGKNAEVFAPQSDPNGLIKCTVGRSSLKSKL, encoded by the exons ATGTCCGCAGTAAAAGCAGCCCGCTACGGCAAGGACAATGTCCGCGTCTACAAGGTTCACAAGGACGAGAAGACCGGTGTCCAGACGGTGTACGAGATGACCGTCTGTGTGCTTCTGGAGGGTGAGATTGAGACCTC TTACACCAAGGCCGACAACAGCGTCATTGTCGCAACCGACTCCATTAAGAACACCATTTACATCACCGCCAAGCAGAACCCCGTTACTCCTCCCGAGCTGTTCGGCTCCATCCTGGGCACACACTTCATTGAGAAGTACAACCACATCCATGCCGCTCACGTCAACATTGTCTGCCACCGCTGGACCCGGATGGACATTGACGGCAAGCCACACCCTCACTCCTTCATCCGCGACAGCGAGGAGAAGCGGAATGTGCAGGTGGACGTGGTCGAGGGCAAGGGCATCGATATCAAGTCGTCTCTGTCCGGCCTGACCGTGCTGAAGAGCACCAACTCGCAGTTCTGGGGCTTCCTGCGTGACGAGTACACCACACTTAAGGAGACCTGGGACCGTATCCTGAGCACCGACGTCGATGCCACTTGGCAGTGGAAGAATTTCAGTGGACTCCAGGAGGTCCGCTCGCACGTGCCTAAGTTCGATGCTACCTGGGCCACTGCTCGCGAGGTCACTCTGAAGACTTTTGCTGAAGATAACAGTGCCAGCGTGCAGGCCACTATGTACAAGATGGCAGAGCAAATCCTGGCGCGCCAGCAGCTGATCGAGACTGTCGAGTACTCGTTGCCTAACAAGCACTATTTCGAAATCG ACCTGAGCTGGCACAAGGGCCTCCAAAACACCGGCAAGAACGCCGAGGTCTTCGCTCCTCAGTCGGACCCCAACGGTCTGATCAAGTGTACCGTCGGCCGGTCCTCTCTGAAGTCTAAATTGTAA
- a CDS encoding 40S ribosomal protein uS9 (40S ribosomal protein S16): protein MASVPSVQCFGKKKTATAVAHCKQGKGLIKVNGQPLSLVQPEILRFKVYEPLLIVGADKFAGVDIRVRVSGGGHTSQVYAIRQAIAKSLVAYYQKYVDEHSKNQLKQALVQYDRTLLVADNRRTEPKKFGGRGARARYQKSYR, encoded by the exons atggcttccGTCCCGAGTGTGCAATGCTTcggcaagaagaagacgg CTACCGCTGTCGCCCACTGCAAG CAAGGCAAGGGTCTCATCAAGGTCAACGGCCAGCCCCTCTCTCTGGTCCAGCCTGAGATCCTCCGCTTCAAG GTCTACGAGCCTctcctcatcgtcggtgCCGACAAGTTCGCCGGTGTTGACATCCGTGTCCGCGTCTCCGGTGGTGGTCACACTTCCCAGGTCTACGCCATCCGTCAGGCCATCGCCAAGTCCCTCGTCGCCTACTACCAGAAGTACGTCGATGAGCACTCCAAGAACCAGCTGAAGCAGGCTCTTGTTCAGTACGACCGCACACTGCTCGTTGCCGACAACCGTCGCACGGAGCCCAAGAAGTTCGGTGGTCGCGGTGCCCGCGCCAGGTACCAGAAATCCTACCGTTAA